A stretch of Armatimonadota bacterium DNA encodes these proteins:
- a CDS encoding AAA family ATPase, whose product MDEAGQIEVLIRAKYPILYVVSWEERRVEEAVTKICTDLGRKLHTWSVTQGMRPQVQRTSGPDKPSALSGELEALALIHEAPERTVFLLRDYHAFLKDYRVVRLLRDLSFRLRTRAQTLILLAPTLNLPVELEKDVTVLEFPLPNAEDIDEVLSKVIEAVKDDPKLDTKLKKQERELIVKSSQGLTRDEIENVFALSLVSKRRFDMEAILEEKKQIVRKSGLLEYYPAENKLEDVGGLELLKEWLGRRKEAFTDKAKEFGIPAPKGVLLLGVQGCGKSLVAKAIAANWNLPMLKMDVGRIFGSLVGQSEENMRRAIRIAESVAPCILWADELEKGFSGIGGSGVSDSGTTARVFSTFLTWMQEKTKPVFLIATANDVTKLPPEMLRKGRFDEIFFVDLPDAKEREQIFKIHLKKRKRDVSKFKLSELAKTTKGFSGAEIEQVVVSSLYTAYDAKRDITTEDLKTEAGATVPLSVMMDSEIEELRTWAEMRTRPSSKNDGD is encoded by the coding sequence ATGGACGAAGCCGGGCAGATCGAGGTTTTGATTCGGGCCAAGTACCCGATCCTCTACGTTGTCTCTTGGGAAGAGCGAAGGGTCGAGGAGGCCGTCACCAAAATCTGCACGGACCTCGGCCGCAAACTGCACACATGGTCGGTCACCCAGGGCATGCGCCCTCAGGTGCAGCGCACCAGCGGGCCCGACAAGCCCTCGGCGCTTTCCGGCGAACTCGAAGCGCTCGCACTCATCCACGAGGCGCCCGAACGCACGGTTTTTCTCCTCCGCGACTACCACGCCTTCCTCAAGGACTACCGCGTCGTGCGCCTGCTGCGCGACCTTTCCTTCCGACTGCGCACCCGCGCCCAGACTTTGATCCTGCTGGCGCCCACGCTGAATCTCCCGGTCGAGCTTGAAAAAGATGTGACGGTACTCGAGTTCCCGCTGCCCAACGCCGAGGACATCGACGAAGTGCTCAGCAAGGTCATCGAAGCGGTCAAGGACGACCCAAAGCTCGACACCAAGCTTAAGAAGCAGGAGCGCGAGCTCATCGTCAAGTCGAGCCAGGGACTCACGCGCGACGAGATCGAAAACGTTTTCGCGCTCAGCCTGGTCAGCAAGAGGCGCTTCGACATGGAGGCCATCCTCGAAGAGAAGAAGCAGATCGTGCGCAAATCGGGGCTGCTGGAGTACTACCCCGCCGAGAACAAGCTCGAAGACGTTGGCGGACTGGAGCTTCTGAAGGAATGGCTGGGCCGGCGCAAGGAGGCCTTCACCGACAAGGCCAAGGAGTTCGGCATTCCTGCGCCAAAGGGCGTGCTGCTCCTCGGGGTACAAGGCTGCGGCAAGTCGCTGGTGGCCAAGGCGATCGCGGCGAACTGGAACCTGCCGATGCTCAAAATGGACGTCGGCCGAATCTTCGGAAGCCTGGTGGGCCAAAGCGAGGAAAACATGCGCAGGGCGATCCGCATCGCCGAATCCGTTGCGCCCTGCATCCTCTGGGCCGATGAACTGGAGAAAGGCTTCTCTGGAATCGGGGGTTCGGGGGTTAGCGATTCCGGCACGACGGCGCGCGTTTTCTCCACGTTTCTCACGTGGATGCAGGAGAAAACGAAGCCTGTGTTCCTGATCGCCACAGCCAACGACGTGACCAAGCTTCCCCCCGAAATGCTCCGCAAGGGGCGATTCGACGAGATATTCTTCGTCGACCTCCCCGACGCAAAGGAGCGGGAGCAGATCTTCAAGATCCATCTCAAAAAGCGAAAGCGCGATGTTTCTAAGTTCAAGCTCTCAGAACTGGCGAAAACCACCAAGGGATTCTCAGGCGCTGAGATCGAGCAGGTGGTCGTGAGCTCGCTCTACACAGCCTATGATGCCAAGCGCGACATCACCACCGAGGACCTGAAGACCGAAGCCGGGGCCACGGTTCCCCTCTCCGTGATGATGGACTCTGAGATCGAGGAACTCCGCACCTGGGCCGAAATGCGCACCCGCCCCAGCAGCAAGAACGACGGCGACTGA
- the pckA gene encoding phosphoenolpyruvate carboxykinase (ATP) yields the protein MEFTGETLRNLSTPELVELSVRDGDQLAANGALVALTGKYTGRTPKDKYTVREPGSEPNVWWDNNQAMSPETFERLLNKAKAHIEGRRLFVVDTYGGADPAHRIAARFIVERPYHALFIKQLLIRPHEAELALYAPDWTILDLCTLTADPEKDGTRSEAVIALDFSRKMVLIFGTHYAGEMKKSVFTILNYLLPLKGVLSMHCSANIGSKGDTALFFGLSGTGKTTLSADPGRKLIGDDEHGWTDDGVFNFEGGCYAKCIKLSKEGEPQIWNAVRFGSVLENVVLDEGRVPNYDDCSLTENTRCAYPVDFIEGAVIPSVGGHPKNICFLTCDAFGVLPPISKLTPEQAMYHFLNGYTAKVAGTEAGITEPQVTFSTCFGAPFLPLRPRVYADLLGKKIEQHKTRVWLINTGWTGGPYGVGNRMKLAFTRAMIKAAFDGKLDKVSYVKDPVFGLNVPTACPDVPDHILLPRGTWKSGKAYDAKAQELFGMFEANYKKFA from the coding sequence ATGGAATTCACAGGCGAAACCCTCCGCAACCTCTCCACACCCGAACTGGTGGAGCTCAGCGTCCGGGATGGCGATCAACTCGCAGCGAACGGCGCCCTAGTTGCCCTCACCGGCAAATACACCGGGCGCACCCCCAAGGACAAGTACACCGTCCGCGAGCCCGGCAGCGAACCGAATGTCTGGTGGGACAACAACCAGGCCATGTCACCGGAGACCTTCGAGAGGCTCCTGAACAAAGCCAAAGCCCACATTGAAGGAAGGCGGCTCTTCGTGGTGGACACTTATGGCGGAGCGGACCCCGCGCACCGCATTGCGGCTCGGTTCATCGTCGAGCGTCCTTACCATGCCCTCTTCATCAAGCAGCTTCTCATCCGCCCCCACGAAGCTGAACTCGCCCTCTACGCGCCGGATTGGACGATCCTCGACCTTTGCACCCTCACTGCCGATCCCGAGAAGGATGGCACCCGCAGCGAGGCCGTGATCGCGCTCGATTTCTCCAGGAAGATGGTGCTGATCTTTGGCACTCACTATGCCGGCGAAATGAAGAAGAGCGTGTTCACGATCCTGAACTACCTTCTTCCGCTCAAAGGTGTGCTGTCGATGCACTGCTCGGCAAACATCGGGTCCAAGGGCGACACCGCGCTCTTCTTCGGCCTTTCGGGCACCGGCAAGACCACGCTCTCTGCCGACCCGGGCCGAAAGCTCATCGGCGACGACGAGCACGGCTGGACCGACGACGGCGTGTTCAACTTTGAGGGCGGATGCTATGCCAAATGCATCAAGCTGAGCAAAGAGGGCGAGCCCCAGATTTGGAACGCGGTCCGCTTCGGATCGGTGCTGGAGAACGTGGTGCTCGACGAGGGCCGGGTGCCAAATTACGACGATTGTTCGCTGACCGAAAACACACGCTGCGCCTATCCTGTGGACTTCATCGAGGGCGCCGTGATCCCGAGTGTTGGCGGCCATCCGAAGAACATCTGCTTCCTCACGTGCGATGCCTTCGGCGTTCTTCCACCGATCAGCAAACTCACGCCCGAACAGGCGATGTACCACTTCTTGAATGGCTACACCGCCAAGGTCGCCGGCACCGAGGCCGGAATTACCGAGCCGCAGGTCACCTTTTCAACCTGCTTCGGCGCGCCCTTCCTGCCGCTACGTCCGAGGGTCTATGCCGACCTGCTCGGAAAGAAGATCGAGCAGCACAAGACTCGCGTTTGGCTGATCAACACCGGTTGGACCGGCGGTCCCTACGGCGTCGGCAACCGCATGAAGCTGGCCTTCACGCGCGCCATGATCAAGGCTGCCTTCGACGGCAAGCTGGACAAGGTGAGCTACGTGAAGGACCCGGTGTTTGGGCTGAATGTGCCCACGGCATGCCCCGACGTGCCCGACCACATTCTATTGCCACGCGGCACCTGGAAGAGCGGCAAAGCCTACGACGCCAAGGCGCAAGAGCTTTTTGGCATGTTTGAAGCGAACTATAAGAAGTTCGCCTAG
- a CDS encoding prepilin-type N-terminal cleavage/methylation domain-containing protein → MKKAFTLIELLVVIAIIAILASILFPVFAQAKAAAKAIVTISNLKQINLALMMYSSDYDDLAVRVYPPGPNQYAREDTWVGLTYPYCKSRPIYWDGVRSKNLDDTFTDPDDGTVYTWAWFNNLGINHDGYAAMYGGTDCFNPYGSTADADAQPRSLTSIDPPAERAAIMPTVWGGKTNVGWMRFLGWYAAWPYKNPQNYWSWWNEVWDATFVYPAKRLTVGFSDGHAGKVGPQMFVPEDWSYNARCSVGEKLWGFWGRPWQGT, encoded by the coding sequence TTGAAGAAAGCATTTACGCTCATCGAGCTTCTGGTCGTGATCGCCATCATCGCGATTTTGGCCTCGATCCTGTTCCCGGTCTTTGCCCAGGCGAAGGCGGCGGCCAAGGCGATCGTCACGATCTCCAACTTGAAGCAGATCAACCTCGCGTTGATGATGTATTCGAGCGACTACGACGATCTGGCGGTGCGCGTTTATCCTCCAGGCCCGAACCAGTACGCCCGGGAAGACACCTGGGTTGGCCTAACCTACCCCTACTGCAAGAGCCGCCCGATCTATTGGGACGGCGTGCGGTCGAAAAACCTGGACGACACGTTTACCGATCCCGATGACGGCACCGTGTACACCTGGGCATGGTTCAACAACCTCGGCATCAACCACGACGGCTACGCGGCGATGTACGGCGGAACCGACTGCTTCAACCCATACGGCTCAACGGCAGACGCCGATGCACAGCCACGAAGCCTGACGTCGATCGATCCGCCCGCAGAACGCGCTGCGATCATGCCCACCGTTTGGGGCGGCAAGACCAACGTCGGCTGGATGCGCTTCCTCGGCTGGTACGCTGCCTGGCCCTACAAGAACCCCCAGAACTATTGGAGCTGGTGGAACGAAGTCTGGGATGCGACGTTCGTGTATCCCGCCAAGCGCCTGACGGTCGGATTCTCTGACGGCCACGCTGGCAAAGTCGGTCCGCAGATGTTTGTGCCTGAAGATTGGTCGTACAACGCAAGATGCTCGGTCGGAGAGAAGCTCTGGGGCTTCTGGGGCCGTCCTTGGCAAGGAACATGA
- a CDS encoding endonuclease/exonuclease/phosphatase family protein, with the protein MGPILAGLILTAPLLAYLLETFGAEDGWFTMLVTYLPQGPLTLGPMAIVCFAAWRRRWKVLCAASASLLLALHLCGPCWRGARTDSNADEAASVRVLTFNLKEGNEDPERIAHLIRETDPDICAFQEAKFLRTWSPKSKPILLALPGRLATFENLAIASRWGVRRQWTTDYQTPTHRWALFAEIDWQGKTLVVASTHLNPVHWDRFLLGEIGKLPDHLRVCGRIRLAQAESMIAETAKIDPKTPVILCGDFNGPPQGRVYQKLSSEFKDAFREAGAGFGLTIPSSLPLTRLDYVWVRGTSLVRSCSVSPASGSDHRALLAQIVP; encoded by the coding sequence ATGGGGCCTATCCTTGCGGGCCTCATCCTAACCGCTCCCTTGCTGGCCTACCTTCTTGAGACGTTTGGGGCCGAAGACGGTTGGTTCACGATGTTGGTGACCTACCTGCCGCAGGGCCCGCTCACGCTGGGCCCAATGGCAATTGTATGCTTTGCCGCCTGGAGGCGAAGATGGAAAGTGCTCTGCGCTGCTTCGGCCTCCTTGCTGCTTGCCCTTCATCTTTGTGGACCCTGCTGGCGCGGCGCCAGAACAGATTCCAACGCCGATGAGGCCGCCTCGGTCCGCGTTCTCACCTTCAACCTCAAAGAAGGCAACGAAGACCCTGAGCGCATCGCGCACCTCATACGCGAAACGGACCCGGACATCTGCGCCTTTCAAGAGGCCAAGTTCCTTAGAACCTGGTCGCCAAAGTCCAAACCGATCCTCCTCGCCCTTCCTGGGAGGCTCGCCACGTTCGAAAACCTGGCCATTGCCAGCCGGTGGGGCGTTCGACGGCAGTGGACCACCGACTACCAAACACCAACCCATCGCTGGGCGCTCTTTGCAGAGATTGACTGGCAGGGCAAGACGCTGGTCGTCGCCTCGACGCACCTCAACCCCGTCCACTGGGATCGGTTTCTGTTAGGTGAAATCGGCAAGCTGCCGGACCACCTTAGGGTTTGCGGACGGATTCGGCTGGCGCAGGCAGAGAGCATGATCGCGGAGACCGCCAAGATCGACCCAAAGACGCCCGTTATCCTGTGTGGCGACTTCAACGGCCCGCCGCAAGGGCGCGTGTATCAGAAGCTCTCTTCAGAGTTCAAGGACGCCTTCCGTGAAGCCGGAGCGGGATTTGGGTTGACGATCCCATCTTCCCTTCCTCTCACGCGCCTCGACTATGTATGGGTCCGCGGCACCTCTCTCGTAAGGAGCTGCTCCGTTTCTCCTGCTTCAGGCTCCGATCATCGTGCGCTGCTGGCCCAGATCGTGCCCTGA